The DNA segment GCGGGGTCTTTCAGTTCCACATAGTACTTGTCGACCTGGTCGGGCGTGAGCATGCCTTTGTAGACAATGGTGCGCGCCGACAGGCTGGCGAAGTAGAAGTATTGGCAGCCCGGTTTGCCGCCGTGGCGGATCTCTTTTTCCGCCCGTTTGCGGATGATATAGAGCTTGCGCTCAAAGGCCTGGGGATCTTGAGCCAGTTGGGCCTTGACGGCGTCAGAGGCGCCGATAAAGACCTGCCGCACGAAGGGCTCCGTCGACTTGGCTTCGTCGCCCAGGCTGCTGTTATCGGTGGGAACAGCGCGCCAGCCGAGGAAGGCCTGCCCCTCTTCCCGGACGATGCGTTCGAAGTGGGCCTCATAGGCGGCGCGCTCCGCTTCGTTCGGGCAGAGGAAGAGCATGCCCACGCCATACTCGCCGACCGGCGGCAGGGCGATGTTCAGGGCAGCGCATTCTTTGGTCATAAAGGTATGGGGGATCTGCATCAGGATGCCGGCGCCGTCGCCGCTGTTCACTTCCGCGCCCTTAGCGCCCCGGTGATCGAGGTTGATCAGGATGGACAGGGCCTGGCGGACCATCGCATTGGACTTCTTCCCTTTGATGTTGGCGACGAATCCGATGCCACAGGCATCATGCTCAAACTGCGGGTCATAGAGACCCTGCTTGGGAGGCAAGCCAATCCATTTCTTTTCTTGCAATCTCTTTCTCTCCTTTTGCACTAACTCGATTGCTGACAACAAATTCAACCCGGCACAGGGGCATAAAAAGGCCCCTCTGATCCGGGACTCCCAGCAGGACACGCTTCACGATACCGGAAAGGCTTGCCTACTGCCTGTTTGCCCGCCAGAGGGCGGTATTTTTCTGTCATAATATTATAGCAACAAATGTCGCGCTTTTGGAGATGCGATGCTGTAAATTAGCCCCATATTCGGCGAAAACCCTAAAAGAATATTGTATACTTTTCGGTAAAAAGCTAAGTTTTCCCCGCTTTTGATGCAGCAATAGGAAACATGACAGCAGTCTGGGTTTATTTAAAAAATTTGTCTTTTGTCTCCGGCGGCTCTCCGGCGCGCCAACGCGAGCAAGAGACAGGAAGGGGAATCCCATGAAACTGCTCATCGACGCCGACGCCTGCCCTCGCGAGGCGCTCCGGCTCAGCCTCGAACTGGGACGCCGCTTTCACGTCCCCGTCTGGACCGTCGCCAGCTTTAACCATGTGATCGAATCGGATCACCATGTTATCGTCGGCGGCGCCGCTCAGGAAACAGACATCAAGGTGATGAACCTGGCCGAACGGGGCGATGTGGCCGTCACCCAGGACTTCGGCCTCGCCGCCATGCTGATCGGCAAAGGCGTCCGCTGCCTCGGCCCCACAGGCCAGATCTACGACCCCGCGCGGATGGATCTGCTGCTGGAGGAGCGCGAATTGAAGGCGCGTTTTCGCCGCGGCGGCGGCCGGACGAAAGGGCCGAAAAAAAGAACCGCCGATGCCGATCGACGGTTCGCCGCGTCCTTGGAAGCGCTCCTTACTCCCCCAGCCAGCCCGGCGCCTTGATCTTTCCTTCGATGATCTCGGCGCGAATGGACTCGATCCGCTCCCGGATCGGCGCCATGCGCTCGCGGTTGAATTCGTTCTCGGCATACCCGACGGCGTCTTCCCGCAAGCCCAACAGGATGTTGCCGCCATGGATGGCGCCCTGGACGGCCATGCGGATCGATTCGAAGACGGCCACATCGACACGCTTGAGCATGCTCGTCAGGATGTAGGGCTGCATGCCTTCCGGAGCGGTCAACGATTGGTCGGCGTCAACGCCGATCATCCACCGGTTCCGGTCGCGGGCGGCTTCCATCACGCCGATGCCCGAGGCGCCGGCGGCATGGTAGATGATGTCGACACCGGCGTTGTACTGCCACTCGCTCAGTTCTTTGGCCCGTCTAGGGTTTAGGTAGGCCGAGGAATCCATCCCGATCGTGTTCGATAAAACCTTGACCTCGGGGTCTATCCGCCATGCGCCCGCCTGATACCCCGCTTCAAAGCGTTCGATGACCGGATTTTTGACGGCGCCGATGAACCCGATGCTCCCTGTCTTCGTCAACAGGGCGGCGATGGCGCCGACCAGATAGGATCCTTCCTGCTCCCGGAAGGTAACGCAGGTCACGTTTCCTTCCGGCGAAAGGCCGGGAAGATAGCCGTCGATGACGACAAAGTGCGTCTCCGGGTAGCGAGGCGCCACCAGTTGCACCGACCGGGTAAAATCATAGCTGACGGCGATCACCAGATCGACCCGGCTCTGCCCCTGCAGTTCCAAGAGCAGTTCCCGGTTATCGCCGTAGGAAGATACCTGAAAGGTCTTTGTGTCGATCCGCCGGCCGAATTCCTTGGCCGCCCGTTTCACTCCTTCCCGTGCCATATCGTTAAAACAGCAGTCCCCCGGCCCTCCCTGGTCGTAGAGCAACACCACCCGGAGGGGGGGCGCTTCCCGTGTCGCCACACTGCAGCCCACCGGCAGGAGGAGCAACAGGGTCGCCAGCAATAGCGCGGCCACGCGATAGCGGTTCGCCAAATTCGCTCACCCCTTTTCCGGCTTGATGGCGCAGCGCTGGGGCAGCCACAGCCGGTCCTGCAACAGCGATTCAAAGATGGCGGCCGGCAGCGGACGGCTGAAGTAGTATCCTTGTATCTCGTCACAGTGGTGCCGGTCGAGAAAACTCAACTGCTCCACACTTTCCACGCCTTCCGCGACGACCCGCAGATCGAGGCTCTTGACGAGGCCGATGATAGCATAGGCGATCTTGGAGTCTTTTGGGTTCACGACGATATCGTCGATGAAGGTCTTATCAATATTGACGCAATCGATGGGAAACTGCTTGAGGTAGTTGAGGGAGGAGTATCCCGTTCCGAAGTCGTCGATGCTGATGTGAACGCCAAGCGCCTTCAGGCGCCGCAACATCATCAGGGTGTCCTCTGTTTGTTCCATCAGGCTGCTTTCGGTGATCTCCAACTCGAGCCACTCCGGATCGAGTCCCGTTTCCCGCAAGATGCAGGCCAGGCGATCGGGCAGGTCCTGCTGGCGAAACTGATAGGGCGAGAGGTTGACGGCCATTCGCATCTTGGGATATCCCGCATCCTGCCAGTCTTTGTTCTGGATGCAGGCTCGTTGAAAGACCCATTCCCCCAGTGGATGGATCAAGCCAGACTCCTCGGCGATGGGAATAAAGGTCGCCGGGCCGATCTTCCCTTGCCGGGGATGTTCCCAGCGCAGCAGCGCCTCCATGCCGGCGATGCATCCCCGCCGGAGTTCCACCTTCGGCTGGTAGTACAGCTCCAGTTGGCCCTTTTCGATGGCTTGCCGCAGATCCTTTTCGAGGGATAGGCGGCGCAGGTTGCTCTCGTGCATGTCTTCCGTGTAGAACTGGATGTTGTCATGGCCCTTTTTCTTGGCATGGTACATGGCGGTGTCGGCGGCCCGCACCAGCGCCTCCTTGTCTTTTCCGTCAACGGGGTAGCGACTGACGCCGATGCTGGCGCAGATGTAAAACTCATGCCCGCGAATGTAAAAGGGCTCGCCGATCCTGTCGAGGACCTGCTGTGCCGCCTCACGAACCTCTTTGTCACAGCGGGGATGGATCAGGATGACCGTAAATTCGTCGCCGCCGATGCGGGCGATCGTGTCAGACTGGGACAGGCAGGTCGAGAGGCGTCCGGCGACCTCCTTCAGCAGCAGATCGCCGATGCTGTGACCAAAGGTGTCGTTGATGTCTTTGAACCGATCCAGGTCGATGAAGAGGATGGCGAAGGGATCCTTTCCGGCCAGCGCCAGCAGTTCCTCCAAGCGCTTGTGGAACTGCCTTCGGTTCGCCAGACCGCTCAAGGCGTCATGGTGGGCCTGGTGATGGATCGCCTGGTTGATGTCCTGCAAGTCGTTCAGGTAACTGCGCAGCCGCTTCGCCATCTGATTAAACCCTTTGGCCAGCTTGCCGATCTCGTCTTCCGAATTGGCGGGAACGCTGCGGCCGAGGCCGCTCATGTCGCCGGCGGCGACCGCCTCGACTTCCTTCAGCATCTCCTTGAGCGGGCGGGTGATCAGCGCCGACAGTTTCCATCCCGACAATAGGGCGATGACGATGGACAGAACGGCGATGACGGCGACAAACTGTCCGGCGTTTTGAGCCAGCCGATCGCCTTGCCGGTTCAGGATCGTCACCTTCTCCATGCTGTGGTCGGTCAAGACACGCAACAGGACCTCGGCGTTGTCGAGGTGAATCGCCGCTCGGCTCTGGTATTGGGCCAGCGCCCCTTGCGACTCCCCCTTCTGGAAGCGCTCGTTGGCATGATCCCATTCCAAGCGGAAGAGACTGTATTCCTGCCGCAGGCGGCGCATCCAATCCAATTCCCCCTCATCCAGGGGGATGCCGTAAAATTCCCCCAAAAGGGTATCGGTGGCCTTGAACTGTTCCGCCTGGCGAGCGCTGAGGCTGTTGTATTCAGCCTTGTTGGGCGACGCCAACAGCAGTTGGATGCTGATGGTCTGTTGTTCTTTCAGCAGGAACCGGCAACGGTTTAATTGCTGCATGGGAACGATCTGGTTCTGGGTGATCCGGTACATGATGTTGGTGATCTCCCGGCTTCCCCAGTAGCCGGCAAAGCCGACCACAGCCAGCAGCAGGGCCATGAACAGGAAAAAGGCCAGCAGTTTGTTTGCAATCTTCGTATTCTGAAGCCAACGCAACGATGGATCACCCCTCGTTCCCCTGTTGCAATCGGCCGATCCAATCATTAGGAAGCCATTACAGCAGCGTGCTTATGCATGAATATTCTATTGTTATAATGTTTTTCCTGTAAATATTTTCTTTTGTCTTAAAAAAATTTGGCCTGTCCCTGGCCAAGGCCGCGGCCCCCTGGGGCGAGCCGAAAAAAAGATAGACACCCGGGCGGGCGTCTATCGCAGGATCCCTTTTTCATGGTTGAGCAGCCACTCTTTGCGCCACAGGCCGCCGCCGTAACCGGTCAGGCTGCCGTCGCTGCCGATGACGCGGTGACAGGGGACGATGATGCTCAGGGGGTTGTTGTGGTTGGCGCCGCCAACGGCCCGGACCGCCCTGGGATTGCCAATGGTTTCGGCGATCTGCCGGTAGGAACGGGTCTCGCCAAAGGGGATGGCGGCCAGGGCTTGCCACACGCGCTGCTGGAATGCCGTGCCCCGGGGCGCCATGGTCAGGGAAAAGGTCTGACGAGCGCCTTGAAAGTACTCGTCCAACTGCCGGAGGCAGTCCACCAGGCAGGCGGGCGGATCGGGTCTTGCCTGACGGGCGTCGTTCCCCCTGTCCTCGACGAAGCAGATGGACTCGATCCCCTGATCCGTCCCCCCGATCTCGATGAGGCCGATCGCCGACTGGTATTCGATTTGGCACACTTCCGGCATCCTCCTCCCCCCTTCCGCTACAGGACGACCGGCTGGGCGACCCGCGCCTTGTGCCAGACCGGCTGCAAGCGGCATCGTTCCGCCAAGTCCAGCGACGCCTTCAGGTTCTGTCCCACATCGCGAGGCGTATGGGCGTCAGAGCCGATGGTGACGCGCCGCCCGCCCAGTTCGGCAAAGCGCCGGTAGATGGGAAGGATCGCCTCCGCCACAGCCGGATTGCCGAGGCGACGGGCATTGATCTCGATGGCCTGTCCCCGCTCTGCCAACACAGCCAGGATCGGATCGATCCTTTCCCGAAACTCGCTGTAGTGGATCTCCGGATCGTCGAGCAAGGCGTACCGGGCGATGTAATCGATATGGCCCAGGCTGTCGATAAAGTCATAGGCCTTGACACAGTCGAGCATGTTGTCAAAGTAGCGGTCATAGACCTCCTGTTTGGTGCGCCCCTGAAAGAAACGCTGCGCCACGACCTCGACGCCATCGACCACATGGATGGAGCCGATGATGAAATCGAAGGGGTAGGCCGACGCCAGTGTCCGGTTGTGGTCCACCAGTTCGCTGCGCATGCCCATCTCGATGCCCAGCCGCAATCGTTCGCTCCGGCAAGGCTCGTAGGCACGAAAAAAAGCGTCCACGTCGAAGGTGAAGCTGTGGGGCTTCGGGTATTCCAGATCCATATGGTCGGTGATGATCAGTCCGATTCCCAACTTCTCCGCCCGTTCCTTCGCCTGGTCGAGGGCCATCAGCGAGTCTGTCGAGAAGCGCGTATGCACATGTGTATCAAAAATCATAGCAACCTCCAGTGCGTCTCTCCCATTGCTGTTTCTCCCCTTTATTGTACCTCGGCGCAGCTGGAGAGGATATTTTTTTCTTGTGAAAATAATCGCGTTTTGATGCTGCATTCTGTTTTTCGCCCTGAAAGGCCCGTCAGCCGAGCCAGCGCAACCCCTTCGGGTAGTGGTTTTTCAACTGC comes from the Heliomicrobium gestii genome and includes:
- a CDS encoding YaiI/YqxD family protein — translated: MKLLIDADACPREALRLSLELGRRFHVPVWTVASFNHVIESDHHVIVGGAAQETDIKVMNLAERGDVAVTQDFGLAAMLIGKGVRCLGPTGQIYDPARMDLLLEERELKARFRRGGGRTKGPKKRTADADRRFAASLEALLTPPASPAP
- a CDS encoding BMP family lipoprotein, whose product is MANRYRVAALLLATLLLLLPVGCSVATREAPPLRVVLLYDQGGPGDCCFNDMAREGVKRAAKEFGRRIDTKTFQVSSYGDNRELLLELQGQSRVDLVIAVSYDFTRSVQLVAPRYPETHFVVIDGYLPGLSPEGNVTCVTFREQEGSYLVGAIAALLTKTGSIGFIGAVKNPVIERFEAGYQAGAWRIDPEVKVLSNTIGMDSSAYLNPRRAKELSEWQYNAGVDIIYHAAGASGIGVMEAARDRNRWMIGVDADQSLTAPEGMQPYILTSMLKRVDVAVFESIRMAVQGAIHGGNILLGLREDAVGYAENEFNRERMAPIRERIESIRAEIIEGKIKAPGWLGE
- a CDS encoding EAL domain-containing protein; the protein is MRWLQNTKIANKLLAFFLFMALLLAVVGFAGYWGSREITNIMYRITQNQIVPMQQLNRCRFLLKEQQTISIQLLLASPNKAEYNSLSARQAEQFKATDTLLGEFYGIPLDEGELDWMRRLRQEYSLFRLEWDHANERFQKGESQGALAQYQSRAAIHLDNAEVLLRVLTDHSMEKVTILNRQGDRLAQNAGQFVAVIAVLSIVIALLSGWKLSALITRPLKEMLKEVEAVAAGDMSGLGRSVPANSEDEIGKLAKGFNQMAKRLRSYLNDLQDINQAIHHQAHHDALSGLANRRQFHKRLEELLALAGKDPFAILFIDLDRFKDINDTFGHSIGDLLLKEVAGRLSTCLSQSDTIARIGGDEFTVILIHPRCDKEVREAAQQVLDRIGEPFYIRGHEFYICASIGVSRYPVDGKDKEALVRAADTAMYHAKKKGHDNIQFYTEDMHESNLRRLSLEKDLRQAIEKGQLELYYQPKVELRRGCIAGMEALLRWEHPRQGKIGPATFIPIAEESGLIHPLGEWVFQRACIQNKDWQDAGYPKMRMAVNLSPYQFRQQDLPDRLACILRETGLDPEWLELEITESSLMEQTEDTLMMLRRLKALGVHISIDDFGTGYSSLNYLKQFPIDCVNIDKTFIDDIVVNPKDSKIAYAIIGLVKSLDLRVVAEGVESVEQLSFLDRHHCDEIQGYYFSRPLPAAIFESLLQDRLWLPQRCAIKPEKG
- a CDS encoding methylated-DNA--[protein]-cysteine S-methyltransferase, whose translation is MPEVCQIEYQSAIGLIEIGGTDQGIESICFVEDRGNDARQARPDPPACLVDCLRQLDEYFQGARQTFSLTMAPRGTAFQQRVWQALAAIPFGETRSYRQIAETIGNPRAVRAVGGANHNNPLSIIVPCHRVIGSDGSLTGYGGGLWRKEWLLNHEKGILR
- a CDS encoding histidinol phosphate phosphatase; amino-acid sequence: MIFDTHVHTRFSTDSLMALDQAKERAEKLGIGLIITDHMDLEYPKPHSFTFDVDAFFRAYEPCRSERLRLGIEMGMRSELVDHNRTLASAYPFDFIIGSIHVVDGVEVVAQRFFQGRTKQEVYDRYFDNMLDCVKAYDFIDSLGHIDYIARYALLDDPEIHYSEFRERIDPILAVLAERGQAIEINARRLGNPAVAEAILPIYRRFAELGGRRVTIGSDAHTPRDVGQNLKASLDLAERCRLQPVWHKARVAQPVVL